The segment CAGCGTTGGGAGGGCTGGCACTGGAACTGGTATCTATGGGATGGGCCGCATGGCCGCGTCTACTGGGCCAATCCTGAGATGTTGGTGGATGACCTGCGCCCGGATCCCACCGGCTACCAACGCTTCGTCGTCTTCCCGGCCTGGCACGATGACGAGCGCCCGGCCCTGGCCGCTGCCCTGGCCCCGCTCGGCCTGCGTCTTGCCCCCCGGCTGGTGGTGCGCGACGGGGCGGACGGGCCAGCGCGCTTCACCGTCTATCAGATCACCGCCAGGGAGGGAGAATGAGGGCCGGTTTCGTCAGGCGATACGGGCGCGACCTCCTGGCCGTGATGTCGCTGGCGGCGCCCATTCTGTTCGTCTATGGCCGGGTGCTGTTCACCAACCTGGTCCCCGCCTCTGGTGACTTTTTGTCCTATTACGCGCCCTACTGGGACTATATCAACGATGCCCTGCGGCAGGGGCGGTTGCCGCTGTGGAACCCGCTCTTGTTCGCCGGCGCGCCGCTGCTGGCCAATCCGCAGACCTCGTTGTTCTATCCCCTGCGCTGGCCGTTCGCCCTCCTCCCGGCCGAGCAGGGCCTTGTCGTTTGGGCCGCCCTTCATGCCTGGCTGACCGGGGCCTTCACCTACGCCCTGGCGCGGCGGGCCGGTCGGGTGGGGCGGGGGGCGGCGTGGACGGCGGGGCTGATTTTCGCCCTCAACGGCTGGGCCGCCGGGCTGCTCGGCCATCCCAACCGTTGGGCCACCCTGCCCTGGCTGCCGGCGGCCCTGTGGCTGTGGGAGCTGCGCCCCGCCCGGCCGGGCTGGGGATGGCGTTGGCGGCGGTGGCTGGCGGCGAATGCCGTCGTCTGGGCGCTGGCCCTCCTGGCCGGTCACTCCCAGACCTTCTACAACCAGGCTCTGATCGTGGCCGCCTGGGCGCTGGCCCCGGTCGCCGGGAAAATGGCGGTCAGCCGGCGCCACGGCCATTTTCGCTCTTCCTGGCGCCGCCATGCCGCCTGCCTGCTGGAAGTCGTCCTGCCGCTGGCCGCCATCGCCCTGCTTGCGCTCGGCCTGACGGCCATCCAGCTCCTGCCCACGCTGGAATTGGCCGGGCTTTCGTTCCGCAGCGGCGGGCTACCCTACCGCGACCACGCCGCCATGAGCCTGCCGCCCTGGCGTCTGGGCTTCAGCCTGCTGCCGCACTTTGCCCGCGATCTAGGCCGGGCGCTGGGCACCGATGCCTACGGCGAGTGGGTGGGCTATGTGGGTTGGGCGGGGTTGGCCCTGGCGCTAGTGGGGCTTGGCGCTGCCGGGGCGAGGCGCTGGCGCTGGCAGGCGGGGCTGCTGGCGCTCACCGGCCTTCTCCTCAGCTTTGGCGCCTACAACCCGCTGGATTACCTGCTCTATGGGCTGATGCCGGGCTGGAACCTGTTCCGGGCGCCCTCGCGCTGGCTGGAAGCGACGATGCTGGGGATGGCCCTGCTGGCCGGGCTGGGCGTCCACCGGCTGCTGGGAGAGTGGCGGCCGGCCTGGCCCCGCCCGCTCCGCCGGAGGACCCAGGCGGCCGGCCTCACCCTGGCGCTGGGGCTGGCGAGCCTGGCCGTCCTCACCCGGCCCAACCTGCCCACCCTGGCGGCCTGGGCCGGGACGCTGCTGCTCCTCGGCGCTTGCTTCTTTCTCCTGGCCCACGGCCGGCGCTGGGCGGTGGGCTTGCTCGTGGCCATCCTGCTGCTGGAATTGTACGGCGGCAGTTGGGCCTTGCCCGTGCAGCATCCCACGGCGCCGCAGGCGCTGCGCTCGTGGCGCACCGCGCCCGCCCGCATCGCCGCCGAAGCGGCCGCTGCGCCCGATTGTCGTTTGCTCAGCCTCAGCCGCACCACCTACGACCCTGGCGACCTGGACGACCTGCGGCGCATCTACGGCCCATCGCTCGACGAGACCGGCTTCCGCGACCTGGTGGTGGCGACCAAAAACAAAGAGGTGCTGGCCCCCAACCTGGGCCTGGTCTTCGATCTGCCCTCGCTCGATGGCTTCGACGGCGGGCTGCTGCCCACGGGGGCTTTCGTCCGGGCGATGGGCTTGCTGCTGCCGCCCGACCAGGTGGTGGCGGATGGTCGCCTGCGCGAGCAGTTGCACGAAGTCCCCGACGCCCGCCTGCTCTCGCTTTTCCATGTCTGTTATCTGATCGTCGATAAGGATTTCGATGTCTGGCACGACGACGTTTATTACGACCTGGCCTTTGGCGAGCCGTTGGACGCCGCCCATCCCGACCTGGTTCTGACCGACCTGCCCGGCTTCCCGATCACGGCTGTTGGCCTGGTCAGCCATCTGGTGGGCGGGGCAGAACTGCCGGATGGCGCCGTGGTGGCCGAGCTGACGGCGACGATGAAGGACGGCAGGGCGGCCGTTTTGCCGATCCGAGCCGGGAAAGAGACCTTCGAGGGGGGCGATGGAGTTTCGGGCCTGGCCGGGCGCATCGTAGCGCCAGCCCACGGCCGTGATCTCCCGGCGGTGCGCTGGCGCTACGATGCACCCGGCCAGGATGCCATCGCCCGGCTACTGCTGCCATCGCCCGGGCTGCCGGCTGCGCTCCATCTCCGCCTCGTCCGGCCGGATGTGACCCTGTTCGTGCGCGGTCTGGCGGTGATCGATGACCAGAGCCAGGCCCACGCCACGCCGCCCGTCTCCCGCCACCCCTGGCAGCGCATCCACTCCGGCGATGTCAAGGTCTACCGCAATGATGGCGTCCTCCCGCGCGCCTTTCTGGTCCCCGCTGCCGAAATCAGCCCCGATGACGCCACCACGCTCGCCCGGCTGGCCGACCCTGGCTTCGACCCGACCCAAACCGTCCTCCTGTCCGAGGGCCGGCCTCTGGCTCCCACGCCCGGCGCGGCCCCTCCCGGTGCGGTGCAGATCGTTGCCAGCAGCCCCGAAAGCCTGCATCTCGATGTCCAGGCCGCGGCCCCGGCGGTGTTGGTGGTGGCGGATGCCTGGTATCCTGGCTGGGAAGCGACGGTGGATGGCGAGCGCGTCCCCATCGCCCGCGCCGACCTGCTGTTGCGCGGGCTGCCCCTCTCGGCCGGCCAGCACGTGGTGCGGCTGAGCTTTCGGCCGGCGTCGTTGCGGTGGGGGGCGGCGATCACGCTGGCGTCGGCGCTGTTGGTCGGGTTTCTGCTCTGGCGGCGCACTTGGCGGGGCGCTGCCCAGGCCGTATAATCCAGGCGGCCGGTTTTCACTTCCTCCACCCTCGGAGCCGCTCATGCGTCTGTTCAATCGCCTTATCACGATCCTGGTTCTGATCCTGATGCTCGTCTGCCTGGTCGCCCTGGCGCTTTCGCCCCAGGACGTGCTGGCGTTCGTGCAGCGGGCGCTGCTGAGTTTCTCGAATTTCCTGGTTGCGTTTCAGGCCAGGGACCCGCTCAACTTCAACATCGCCCGCGTGGCTGTCATCCTCGGCGCCCTGGTGGTGTTGCTGCCCCTGCTGCTGGCCGAGTTCCCTCGGCGCAAATCCGACCCGACGGTGCGGCTGCACACGGCCAGCGGCGAGGCCCAGGTGACGGCCGACAGTATCGCCCGCCGCCTGTCCTGGCATCTGGACCAGCTGGCGGATGTGATCTCGGTGCAGCCGGTGGTGCGTCCGCGCGGGGATCAAGTGGATGTGCTGCTGAATGTCGAGACCTCGCCGGCGATCGAGGTGCCGATGAAGACCGAAGAGGTGATGCTGGTGGCCCGCGAGGTGGTGCAGGATCGCATGGGGTTGAAGTTGGGCCGCCTGGAAGTGCGCATCCAGCACGCCGATTTCCCGCCCCTCTCCGCCTGATTGCCCTCGTCCGACCGGGCGCCTGCCTTGACTGCCGACCTCCCCGCCGCACCCCAGGCCCCGCTGCCTGAAGTCCAAACCGACCTGGACGACGCTCGCTTGCTGATGCTGACCGAGGCGTTGTTGTTCGTGGCCGGCGAGCCGACGCCGGTGGGGCGGTTGGCGACGGCGCTGGCTGTGGCGCCGGAGCGGGTGGAGGCGGCGCTGGAGCGTTTGACGCAGGGCTGCGAGGGGCGGGGGATGCGTCTGCAGCGGCACAGAGATGCCGTACAACTGGTCTCGGCCCCCGAAGCGGCCGACGCCATCGAGACTTTCCTGGGTCTGGACCTGACGACCAGGCTCTCGCGGGCGGCGCTGGAGACGCTGGCGATCATCGCTTACCGGCAGCCCGTGACCCGGCCGCAGATCGATGCCATCCGCGGGGTGAACAGCGACGGGGTGATGCGGACGTTGCTCAACCGGGGACTGATCGAGGAGGTTGGGCGGTTGGAGCAGGCGGGGCGGCCGATCTTGTACGGCACGACGTTCGAGTTTTTGCAGTATTTTGGGTTGAGTGGTCTGGCCGAGTTGCCGCCATTGGAGGAGGAGGCCATCGCCCAGATGGAGGCGCGGGCCGAGGCGGCGGAGCAGGGTCTGGCCCCGGCCGAGGGGCATGCCCCATCTCTCCCACTACTCCCCACCCTCCAGCAGATCTAGCAGCACTTGGGGCAGGCGCACGGGCCGGCCGGCGTGGGTGATGCAGATGTGGCGGGTGAAGCCGGTGACGAGGGTTTCGCCGCCGGCGTCGATGACTTCGTACTCCATCCTGATTTCCCGGCTTTTGACCTCGCCCACCCAGGTGCGGACGGTCACGAGTTGGTCGTAGCGGGCGGGGCGCAGGTAGCGGGCG is part of the Caldilineales bacterium genome and harbors:
- a CDS encoding YfhO family protein; translated protein: MRAGFVRRYGRDLLAVMSLAAPILFVYGRVLFTNLVPASGDFLSYYAPYWDYINDALRQGRLPLWNPLLFAGAPLLANPQTSLFYPLRWPFALLPAEQGLVVWAALHAWLTGAFTYALARRAGRVGRGAAWTAGLIFALNGWAAGLLGHPNRWATLPWLPAALWLWELRPARPGWGWRWRRWLAANAVVWALALLAGHSQTFYNQALIVAAWALAPVAGKMAVSRRHGHFRSSWRRHAACLLEVVLPLAAIALLALGLTAIQLLPTLELAGLSFRSGGLPYRDHAAMSLPPWRLGFSLLPHFARDLGRALGTDAYGEWVGYVGWAGLALALVGLGAAGARRWRWQAGLLALTGLLLSFGAYNPLDYLLYGLMPGWNLFRAPSRWLEATMLGMALLAGLGVHRLLGEWRPAWPRPLRRRTQAAGLTLALGLASLAVLTRPNLPTLAAWAGTLLLLGACFFLLAHGRRWAVGLLVAILLLELYGGSWALPVQHPTAPQALRSWRTAPARIAAEAAAAPDCRLLSLSRTTYDPGDLDDLRRIYGPSLDETGFRDLVVATKNKEVLAPNLGLVFDLPSLDGFDGGLLPTGAFVRAMGLLLPPDQVVADGRLREQLHEVPDARLLSLFHVCYLIVDKDFDVWHDDVYYDLAFGEPLDAAHPDLVLTDLPGFPITAVGLVSHLVGGAELPDGAVVAELTATMKDGRAAVLPIRAGKETFEGGDGVSGLAGRIVAPAHGRDLPAVRWRYDAPGQDAIARLLLPSPGLPAALHLRLVRPDVTLFVRGLAVIDDQSQAHATPPVSRHPWQRIHSGDVKVYRNDGVLPRAFLVPAAEISPDDATTLARLADPGFDPTQTVLLSEGRPLAPTPGAAPPGAVQIVASSPESLHLDVQAAAPAVLVVADAWYPGWEATVDGERVPIARADLLLRGLPLSAGQHVVRLSFRPASLRWGAAITLASALLVGFLLWRRTWRGAAQAV
- a CDS encoding acyl-CoA thioesterase — protein: MPRISLSPLRVRYAETDAMGIVHHSRTIPWFEIGRSDWMREAGLSYADFSAMGYYLTVVEVGARYLRPARYDQLVTVRTWVGEVKSREIRMEYEVIDAGGETLVTGFTRHICITHAGRPVRLPQVLLDLLEGGE
- the scpB gene encoding SMC-Scp complex subunit ScpB, encoding MLTEALLFVAGEPTPVGRLATALAVAPERVEAALERLTQGCEGRGMRLQRHRDAVQLVSAPEAADAIETFLGLDLTTRLSRAALETLAIIAYRQPVTRPQIDAIRGVNSDGVMRTLLNRGLIEEVGRLEQAGRPILYGTTFEFLQYFGLSGLAELPPLEEEAIAQMEARAEAAEQGLAPAEGHAPSLPLLPTLQQI